One [Clostridium] saccharolyticum WM1 DNA segment encodes these proteins:
- a CDS encoding ABC transporter permease, with protein sequence MASLQSARLERRKFFSDPVLISMIAVLLVFLALFILYPLLMLLVDSFYADGTVTLDVFQRVLNLDRFKNAFKNTLVLGFVTGIASTAIGLLFAYVEVYVKLKTRVLEKLFGLVSMLPVVSPPFVLSLSMIMLFGRSGLISRSLLQIYDSNVYGLKGIAIVQTLTFFPVCYLMLKGLLKNIDPSLEEATRDMGASRWKVFSSVTFPLLLPGLGNAFLVTFIESVADFANPMLIGGSYDTLATTIYLQVTGAYDSTGAAAMSVVLLSLTVVLFLIQKYYLEKKTAATLTGKASRARMLIEDKSVTVPLTIFCGLVAAFVLLMYIMVPFGALFTLWGRDYSLSLKWFQYMFKTSGLKAFKDSFVLSLIAAPLTAFLSMVISYLVVKKRFKAKGFIEFVSMLAMAVPGTVLGIGYIRGYANGLFRSGFMSGLYGTGLILIIVFIVRSLPTGTRSGISALRQIDKSIEESAYDMGANSAKVFLSVTLPLIKDSFFSGLVTAFVRSITAISAIILLVTPQFLLITCQINEQAEKGNYGVACAYATVLILITYGAVLLMNALMKFFGVSRAVKEARD encoded by the coding sequence ATGGCCAGCCTGCAGAGCGCCCGGCTGGAGCGCAGAAAGTTTTTTTCAGATCCGGTTTTGATCAGCATGATTGCTGTTCTGCTTGTTTTTCTTGCTTTGTTTATTCTTTATCCTCTGCTTATGCTGTTGGTGGACAGCTTTTATGCGGATGGAACCGTGACTCTTGACGTGTTTCAAAGAGTTTTAAACCTGGACCGGTTTAAGAATGCTTTTAAAAACACCCTTGTTCTTGGATTTGTCACCGGCATTGCCTCTACGGCAATCGGACTGCTGTTTGCTTACGTTGAAGTATATGTAAAGCTGAAAACCAGGGTTTTAGAAAAGCTTTTCGGTCTTGTTTCCATGCTTCCCGTGGTCTCCCCGCCTTTTGTATTGTCCTTATCCATGATTATGCTTTTTGGAAGGAGCGGCTTAATCAGCCGGTCCCTGCTTCAGATTTATGATTCCAATGTCTATGGGCTTAAGGGAATAGCCATAGTTCAGACCCTCACCTTTTTCCCGGTATGCTATTTAATGCTGAAGGGGCTTTTAAAAAACATAGATCCTTCTTTGGAAGAGGCCACAAGGGATATGGGGGCCTCCAGATGGAAGGTGTTTTCCAGCGTTACCTTTCCCCTTCTCCTCCCGGGCCTTGGAAATGCGTTTCTGGTGACCTTTATTGAGTCTGTGGCAGATTTTGCTAATCCAATGCTGATCGGCGGATCCTATGACACCCTTGCCACCACCATCTATTTGCAGGTGACGGGTGCTTATGACTCCACAGGTGCGGCAGCCATGTCGGTGGTTCTTTTGTCTCTGACGGTGGTGCTGTTCCTGATCCAGAAATATTATCTGGAAAAGAAGACGGCGGCTACCTTAACCGGAAAGGCCTCCCGTGCGAGAATGCTCATAGAGGATAAGAGCGTAACCGTACCCCTGACCATATTCTGCGGTCTGGTAGCCGCCTTTGTGCTTCTGATGTACATCATGGTCCCCTTTGGTGCACTGTTTACCCTTTGGGGAAGGGATTACAGCCTAAGTCTTAAATGGTTTCAATATATGTTTAAGACCAGCGGTTTAAAGGCATTTAAGGATTCCTTTGTTCTGTCTTTGATTGCAGCCCCCCTTACGGCGTTTCTTTCCATGGTGATTTCTTATCTTGTGGTAAAGAAGCGGTTTAAGGCAAAGGGGTTTATTGAGTTTGTCTCCATGCTGGCCATGGCTGTTCCCGGAACGGTGCTTGGTATCGGATATATCCGGGGATATGCAAACGGGCTGTTCCGCTCCGGTTTCATGAGCGGCCTTTACGGTACCGGTCTCATCCTGATCATCGTATTTATCGTCCGAAGTCTTCCCACCGGCACAAGAAGCGGAATATCCGCCCTGCGTCAGATCGACAAATCCATAGAGGAATCTGCCTATGACATGGGAGCCAATTCTGCCAAGGTATTCCTTTCCGTGACCCTTCCTCTTATTAAGGATTCTTTTTTCAGCGGCCTGGTTACTGCGTTTGTGCGCAGCATCACTGCGATTTCCGCCATCATTCTGCTGGTGACCCCTCAATTTCTTTTGATCACCTGCCAGATCAACGAGCAGGCGGAAAAGGGAAATTACGGCGTGGCCTGTGCCTATGCCACCGTATTGATCCTGATAACCTATGGGGCAGTTCTCTTGATGAATGCCTTGATGAAATTTTTCGGCGTCAGCAGAGCTGTGAAGGAAGCCCGGGACTAA
- a CDS encoding ABC transporter ATP-binding protein, translating into MEKQKKGVRLDGISKIYIDPKTGKEFYAVKDTSLDIEPGTFVTLLGPSGCGKTTTLRMIAGFESPDEGEIYLGGEAINHLTPNKRDTAMVFQSYALLPHYNVFDNVAYGLKIRKISKEEIRERVMNILKLVEMEGMESRMTNQLSGGQQQRVALARALVIEPGVLLFDEPLSNLDAKLRVTMRTEIRKIQQKVGITAIYVTHDQSEAMSISDKIIIMSKGKVEQIGSPREIYYHPASRFVADFIGEANFLKARVLWAEGEKAMISVAGREFQVNNFAGAHKGDEATLVIRPEGAVLAEEGLLEGRVTLSTFMGSYQYYQVMVGDMEIQITDYNPVNRRIYEVGERACLNFDPKGVYIL; encoded by the coding sequence ATGGAAAAACAAAAAAAAGGTGTTCGTCTGGATGGCATTTCAAAAATATACATCGATCCAAAAACAGGCAAGGAGTTTTATGCGGTTAAGGATACTTCCCTGGATATTGAGCCGGGAACCTTTGTCACACTTTTAGGGCCGTCGGGCTGTGGAAAAACAACCACCCTTCGCATGATTGCAGGTTTCGAAAGTCCTGACGAAGGGGAAATATATCTGGGCGGGGAAGCCATCAACCATCTGACTCCCAATAAAAGGGATACTGCCATGGTATTCCAAAGTTATGCCCTTTTGCCTCATTATAATGTGTTTGACAATGTGGCTTATGGACTTAAGATCAGGAAGATTTCAAAGGAAGAGATCAGGGAACGGGTCATGAACATATTAAAGCTGGTGGAAATGGAAGGGATGGAATCCCGTATGACCAACCAGCTTTCCGGCGGTCAGCAGCAGAGGGTGGCTCTGGCAAGAGCTTTGGTCATTGAGCCAGGAGTTCTGCTATTTGACGAGCCTTTAAGCAATCTGGATGCCAAGCTGCGTGTGACCATGAGAACAGAGATACGCAAGATCCAGCAGAAAGTGGGAATTACGGCCATTTATGTGACCCATGACCAGTCTGAGGCGATGAGCATTTCCGATAAAATTATTATCATGAGCAAGGGCAAGGTAGAGCAGATCGGCAGTCCAAGGGAGATCTATTATCACCCAGCCTCCAGATTTGTGGCTGATTTTATTGGTGAAGCCAATTTCCTCAAGGCAAGGGTCTTATGGGCAGAAGGAGAAAAAGCCATGATATCCGTGGCTGGCAGAGAGTTTCAGGTCAACAACTTTGCAGGGGCCCACAAAGGAGATGAGGCAACTCTGGTGATACGGCCCGAGGGGGCTGTTCTTGCGGAGGAAGGCCTTTTAGAGGGACGGGTCACCCTGTCCACTTTTATGGGCTCTTATCAGTACTATCAGGTTATGGTAGGTGATATGGAAATTCAGATAACAGATTATAATCCGGTCAACCGCAGAATCTATGAAGTGGGAGAAAGGGCTTGTCTGAATTTTGATCCAAAGGGTGTTTACATCCTGTAG
- a CDS encoding extracellular solute-binding protein, whose product MKIWIKCTAALLCISCLAGCSEGSRTVPADFHGAEDMVVYCPHPLEFINPIVSEFEEQTGIKVEVCTGGTGELLKMVEDRKEPRCDIFWGGSLSTTMAKSQLFEPYISKNEPMIQEDYRNKEGNLTRFTDVPSILMVNTNLAADIPIEGYEDLLKPELFGKIAMCDPSTSSSAFEHLINMLYAMGEGDPQAGWRYVEAFCNNLGGKLLQSSSEVYQGVAEGRYTVGLTFEEGAAHYIGSGYPVRVVYMKEGVISKPDVVCIVKETEHLPEAKQFVDFVTGKDAQTVISESLGRRSVRTDVNEPEYLLDKQAIHIIYDEETVVKDSKKEWLNRFSEIFQDTLD is encoded by the coding sequence ATGAAAATCTGGATCAAATGTACTGCGGCCCTTCTGTGTATCAGCTGTCTGGCAGGCTGCTCCGAAGGTTCACGGACTGTGCCCGCAGATTTTCATGGGGCTGAGGATATGGTGGTTTACTGCCCTCATCCCCTGGAATTCATTAATCCCATTGTATCGGAGTTTGAGGAGCAGACAGGGATTAAGGTAGAGGTATGCACAGGAGGTACCGGAGAACTGTTAAAGATGGTGGAAGACCGGAAGGAGCCCAGGTGTGATATCTTCTGGGGAGGCTCCCTGTCTACCACCATGGCAAAAAGCCAGCTGTTTGAACCCTATATCAGCAAAAATGAGCCTATGATCCAGGAAGATTACAGGAATAAAGAAGGAAACTTAACCCGGTTTACGGATGTTCCCAGCATACTCATGGTGAATACCAATCTGGCGGCGGATATTCCCATAGAGGGGTATGAGGACCTCCTTAAGCCGGAGCTCTTTGGGAAGATTGCCATGTGTGATCCTTCCACCTCTTCCTCGGCTTTTGAGCATTTAATCAACATGCTATATGCTATGGGAGAGGGAGATCCCCAGGCTGGCTGGAGGTATGTGGAAGCCTTTTGCAACAATCTTGGGGGAAAGCTTCTTCAAAGCTCCTCTGAGGTATACCAGGGGGTGGCAGAGGGACGTTATACCGTGGGGCTCACTTTTGAAGAGGGGGCCGCACATTACATTGGCTCCGGGTATCCGGTAAGAGTGGTGTACATGAAGGAAGGGGTCATATCCAAGCCTGATGTGGTATGCATTGTCAAGGAGACTGAGCATTTACCGGAAGCAAAGCAGTTTGTGGATTTTGTGACAGGAAAGGATGCCCAGACGGTCATCTCTGAAAGCCTTGGAAGGCGCTCTGTAAGGACGGATGTGAATGAACCGGAGTATCTGCTGGATAAGCAGGCCATTCATATCATCTATGACGAGGAGACCGTGGTTAAGGACAGCAAAAAGGAGTGGCTGAATCGTTTTTCAGAGATTTTTCAGGACACCCTGGATTAA
- a CDS encoding sensor histidine kinase, translated as MKKGRYFKEELRRLILGYAIIPAAGFTLICTLVFLAVLLYGKKSGNEIHNAFVAAELERALMGYEEKLAALSGSDLLLTAGSDAAGRRLVFEEFYRMSGQLGYKAELYVFDGEKQVILSTRKEIPEYLSDREGVNWGLFGAMDKTPGETRVRLMEAWKGSDRDIAMGIAMMREGKTAGYLVFTINSSQLGPVLDRSDSQTIIADRFGRVYLSSNYNLVNSSNQVMKALKLAGRYLPHDKKMYLVSVHPAYHRMFLVYSVTDIQNIVVSLGLSSALIISALVLMTIWVLISTKKVTERETRDFYRLLHVMEMARDGNLETSLEIESENEFRIIADAYRETIASLKLQMENNRRMTELVAAAQNKQLESQFNPHFLFNTLENIRYMCLIQPETAGKMVFSLSNLLRYSLDGGRAEVTLEEDLEHLENYLMILKYRFNRRFSYVVDVEEPALTCRIPRLVLQPMIENSVKYGFGNQENLKVELKAYIHEDRLIMICRDDGIGMTPGVLCEIQALLEQEENNRRHSGLYNIHRRCRILYGRPYGVEIRSAEGLGTTLVVTLPVQREES; from the coding sequence ATGAAAAAGGGACGATATTTCAAAGAGGAGCTGCGCCGTTTGATCTTAGGGTATGCCATCATTCCTGCGGCAGGTTTTACCCTGATCTGTACGCTGGTTTTTCTTGCTGTCCTTCTCTACGGGAAAAAAAGCGGGAATGAGATCCACAACGCTTTCGTGGCAGCTGAGCTGGAGAGGGCCCTTATGGGTTATGAAGAAAAGCTTGCGGCGCTTTCCGGTTCGGATCTGCTTCTTACGGCAGGTTCAGATGCAGCGGGGCGAAGGCTGGTGTTTGAGGAATTTTACCGTATGTCCGGCCAGTTGGGATATAAGGCAGAGCTGTATGTTTTTGACGGAGAAAAGCAGGTGATTTTATCTACCAGAAAGGAGATCCCGGAATATTTATCAGACAGGGAAGGCGTGAACTGGGGGCTGTTCGGGGCCATGGATAAAACACCAGGGGAAACCAGGGTGCGTTTGATGGAGGCCTGGAAAGGCTCAGACCGGGATATTGCCATGGGCATAGCAATGATGCGGGAGGGGAAAACGGCGGGATACCTGGTTTTCACCATTAACAGCAGCCAGCTGGGACCTGTGCTGGACCGTTCAGACAGCCAGACCATTATCGCAGACCGGTTCGGCAGGGTTTATTTAAGCAGCAATTATAATCTGGTGAACAGCAGCAATCAGGTCATGAAAGCTCTTAAATTGGCAGGCAGGTATCTGCCTCATGATAAAAAGATGTATCTGGTATCCGTTCATCCCGCCTATCACCGCATGTTTCTGGTCTATTCCGTGACAGATATCCAGAATATCGTGGTTTCCCTGGGGCTTAGCAGTGCTCTAATTATATCGGCCCTCGTGCTTATGACCATATGGGTGCTGATCAGCACGAAAAAAGTAACGGAGCGGGAGACCAGGGATTTTTACCGCCTCCTTCATGTCATGGAGATGGCCAGAGATGGAAATTTAGAGACCTCACTGGAAATAGAAAGTGAAAATGAATTCCGCATCATAGCCGATGCCTACCGGGAAACCATTGCCAGCTTAAAGCTTCAGATGGAGAACAACCGGAGGATGACGGAACTGGTGGCGGCGGCCCAGAATAAGCAGCTGGAATCCCAATTTAATCCTCATTTCCTGTTTAATACCCTGGAAAATATCCGGTATATGTGCCTGATCCAGCCGGAGACAGCCGGTAAAATGGTATTCAGCCTGTCAAACCTGCTTCGATACAGCTTAGATGGCGGCAGGGCGGAAGTTACCCTGGAAGAGGATCTGGAGCATTTGGAGAATTACCTTATGATTTTAAAATACCGGTTCAACCGCCGGTTTTCCTATGTGGTGGATGTGGAGGAGCCGGCATTGACCTGCCGGATTCCCAGGCTGGTGCTCCAGCCAATGATCGAAAATTCCGTAAAGTACGGGTTCGGCAATCAGGAAAATTTAAAAGTAGAGCTAAAGGCCTATATTCATGAAGACCGGCTGATCATGATCTGCAGGGATGACGGGATTGGAATGACTCCAGGGGTTTTATGTGAGATTCAGGCGCTTTTGGAGCAGGAGGAGAACAACAGACGTCATTCCGGGCTTTATAACATACACAGGAGGTGCAGGATCCTCTATGGAAGGCCTTATGGGGTGGAGATACGCAGTGCGGAAGGGCTT